A window of the Hordeum vulgare subsp. vulgare chromosome 5H, MorexV3_pseudomolecules_assembly, whole genome shotgun sequence genome harbors these coding sequences:
- the LOC123451964 gene encoding putative disease resistance RPP13-like protein 1 — protein MSDVSPSPSRAVVARARRRRRPTAEATTCPLRPPAETTTASNSKSRVTGAEAKAATAWLVAYQEAVYAWDDAVDDLEAHVEKEKEPSPEEAKRSILRWLLRSSAVNRTGKKLNANIEKLHKKVLAVLQRGQEQDLIQMNWQRHGWISKFLGSPSTNSCSLGNLEQEKMKLIDILTDSQSSSTVVTIVGCCGIGKTTLAQKVYDDCYTRNVFNTTIWVDGSKDTTGVGLLSAVVRAAGGKPRAEAQSREKIMDMLAVILEGKRFLLVLDDISSHHNHESFLGDRSFVKHGSRILITTRDQRVAAGMNRSYIHNMQEWPFQDCWTLLCASAGLDKEHDQENLRNIVITIIQRCNKVPLAIKIIGGVLATKDPTQAEWQQVNESELWSLDLEDIPGGMKKLSGPVYMAYSNLPYRLKLCFLYCLQLPEGFVVSQHVVTRMWIAEGFIIDEENDCDPQDIADRFYRELVLTNLLEPEIGSADMTRCTVHGCVRSVLQFLIKHRWFGENKQASSIEEAGSLTRFRTVICKNPLADRGLDKVFMGRRYLRVLDLTGTGIRHIPGSIALVHHLRLLNLSLTQITELPESIESLRNLQFLVLRCCNVLHSLPEGIGKLHNLQCLDLEGSVPQLVLPSLVDLKQLTTLRGFIVNHKEVTEKDVSGWPLEELEHMNSLRSLQILKIDRVMQFTRAQEAALEMKSHLTQLDLCGSSSDPHLHVPAAEARRLHGVLNSLRPHGCLESLKIASYHGRLFPEWLLQLPSLQRLVLADCKICESLPCLGQLPQLKFLTITSCSKLRTIQRGRYTGSAFLKLEHLHVDDIENLESWKGFQAGDFPSLIKFHLDSCPNIESLPACLEYSKQLISMKVVAAGSLIVIGNLPMLKELIVQDSKALTTVSNLPSLEVLMVIGCSGLQDVKGIRCVRHLRIVDRELTRLPDWLTGHASVLQTLTVFGTEELLGVLIPSGKDWPAILDIEKVYGNLTDGSPFFTYTKKTGDFQAFGEQRDLVVRSVVDHQLEGWSSHIMARSFISRISMHNTIKWYLIPLLATALVLLLSMVEEIKVIGVFLVFFTIIACFWCLYFFSICKASN, from the exons ATGTCCGATGTGAGCCCCTCCCCGAGCCGCGCCGTGGTCGCTCGGGCGCGGCGGAGGCGCCGGCCGACGGCTGAAGCGACGACGTGCCCGCTCCGGCCACCGGCGGAGACGACGACAGCCAGCAACAGCAAGAGCAGGGTCACCGGCGCAGAGGCGAAGGCCGCGACGGCGTGGCTGGTGGCATACCAGGAGGCCGTGTACGCTTGGGACGATGCGGTGGACGATCTGGAGGCTCacgtggagaaggagaaggagccgtcGCCGGAGGAGGCTAAGAGATCA ATTCTCCGTTGGCTCTTACGGTCATCAGCTGTCAATAGGACAGGGAAGAAACTGAACGCCAATATAGAAAAGCTGCACAAGAAAGTGCTTGCAGTTTTACAGCGGGGACAGGAACAAGATCTTATACAAATGAACTGGCAGCGACACGGTTGGATAAGTAAATTTTTGGGGAGTCCGTCAACTAACTCTTGTAGCCTGGGAAACCTAGAGCAGGAAAAGATGAAGTTGATTGATATTTTGACTGACAGCCAAAGCTCCAGCACTGTTGTTACCATAGTTGGGTGCTGCGGAATTGGCAAGACTACACTGGCACAGAAAGTATATGATGATTGCTACACGAGAAATGTTTTCAATACAACCATATGGGTAGATGGTTCCAAAGACACAACTGGCGTGGGATTACTGTCCGCAGTCGTACGTGCCGCTGGTGGGAAACCTAGAGCAGAAGCTCAAAGTAGGGAGAAAATTATGGACATGTTGGCTGTAATACTTGAAGGGAAGAGATTCTTACTGGTTCTCGATGATATATCGAGTCACCATAACCATGAGAGTTTCCTGGGAGACCGCTCGTTTGTAAAGCATGGAAGCCGAATTCTGATCACAACTCGAGACCAGAGAGTTGCAGCAGGAATGAATCGTAGCTACATTCATAATATGCAGGAATGGCCTTTCCAAGATTGCTGGACTCTGCTATGTGCTAGTGCTGGCCTGGACAAGGAACATGATCAGGAGAACTTGAGGAATATTGTGATAACAATTATCCAGAGATGCAACAAGGTCCCACTGGCTATCAAGATTATCGGCGGTGTCCTAGCAACCAAGGACCCGACACAGGCGGAGTGGCAGCAGGTTAATGAAAGTGAACTGTGGTCCTTGGATCTGGAGGACATTCCTGGTGGGATGAAGAAACTGAGTGGGCCTGTCTACATGGCATACAGTAATTTGCCCTACCGATTGAAGCTATGTTTCCTTTACTGTCTGCAGCTCCCAGAAGGCTTTGTGGTTAGCCAGCATGTTGTTACTAGGATGTGGATAGCAGAGGGCTTTATCATCGATGAAGAAAATGACTGTGATCCTCAGGATATTGCAGACCGCTTTTACAGGGAGCTGGTGCTCACAAACCTTCTGGAGCCTGAGATTGGCTCTGCTGACATGACAAGATGCACAGTACATggctgtgtcaggtctgttttacAATTCTTAATTAAGCACCGGTGGTTTGGGGAGAACAAGCAGGCATCTAGTATTGAAGAAGCAGGAAGTCTGACAAGGTTCAGGACAGTGATCTGCAAGAATCCCTTGGCTGACCGTGGCCTGGACAAAGTGTTTATGGGGCGAAGATATTTGAGAGTGCTGGACCTTACTGGCACTGGTATTAGGCACATTCCAGGGTCAATAGCACTTGTTCATCACCTTCGGCTCTTAAATCTTTCTCTGACTCAAATCACAGAACTTCCAGAGTCCATTGAGAGCCTCAGAAATCTGCAATTCTTGGTCCTCCGGTGTTGCAATGTGCTTCATTCTCTGCCAGAGGGAATCGGTAAGCTGCACAACCTGCAGTGCCTCGATCTCGAAGGATCAGTGCCACAGCTTGTCTTGCCAAGCTTGGTAGACTTGAAGCAGCTAACTACTCTACGTGGTTTCATAGTGAACCACAAGGAAGTAACTGAGAAAGATGTCAGTGGGTGGCCATTGGAAGAGCTGGAACATATGAACTCTTTGAGAAGCCTCCAGATACTGAAGATAGACAGAGTAATGCAGTTTACCAGGGCACAAGAAGCTGCACTGGAGATGAAGTCTCACCTGACACAGCTTGATCTATGTGGTAGCTCCAGTGATCCGCATCTACACGTACCAGCGGCAGAAGCTAGAAGGCTCCATGGAGTTCTCAACAGTCTCCGCCCTCACGGATGCCTGgagtctctcaaaatagcaagttacCACGGGCGATTATTTCCAGAATGGTTACTGCAGCTCCCCAGTCTCCAACGGCTGGTTCTTGCTGATTGCAAAATCTGTGAGAGCCTCCCTTGTCTCGGACAGCTaccccaactcaagtttctcaccATAACCAGCTGTTCTAAGTTGCGTACTATTCAGCGAGGGCGGTACACAGGATCAGCATTTCTGAAGCTAGAGCATCTCCATGTAGATGACATAGAGAATTTGGAGTCATGGAAAGGATTCCAAGCTGGCGACTTTCCTTCCCTGATCAAGTTTCATCTAGATAGCTGCCCCAACATAGAGTCACTCCCAGCTTGCCTTGAGTACTCCAAACAACTGATAAGCATGAAGGTTGTTGCTGCTGGTAGCCTCATAGTGATTGGCAACCTACCCATGCTCAAAGAGTTAATTGTGCAAGACAGCAAAGCTCTTACCACTGTCTCCAATCTTCCATCACTAGAAGTTCTGATGGTCATTGGCTGCTCTGGGCTGCAGGATGTGAAGGGAATCAGATGTGTAAGGCACCTCCGCATAGTAGACAGAGAGCTCACAAGGCTTCCAGATTGGTTGACAGGGCACGCTTCAGTGCTGCAGACGTTGACTGTCTTCGGCACGGAGGAACTGCTCGGCGTGTTAATTCCCAGTGGAAAAGATTGGCCGGCCATTCTTGACATCGAAAAAGTTTATGGTAACCTGACTGATGGATCTCCATTCTTCACATACACAAAGAAGACGGGCGATTTCCAGGCATTTGGAGAGCAACGAGATCTTGTTGTCAGATCAGTAGTTGACCATCAGTTGGAGGGCTG GTCTTCACATATCATGGCTAGGAGTTTTATCTCTCGAATCAGCATGCACAATACCATCAAATGGTATTTGATTCCTCTACTTGCTACTGCACTGGTGCTTTTGCTGTCCATGGTCGAGGAGATTAAAGTCATAGGAgtcttcctcgtcttcttcaCTATCATAGCATGCTTTTGGTGTCTTTACTTCTTCAGTATCTGTAAAGCTTCGAACTAA
- the LOC123451965 gene encoding GDP-fucose transporter 1 produces MAKQHYATSSLVIGYALCSSLLAIINKYAVTKFNYPGLLTALQYLTSAAGVWALGKLGFLCHDPFNLETAKKFAPAAVVFYLAIFTNTNLLVHANVDTFIVFRSLTPLLVAIADTTFRKQPCPSKLTFSSLVIILGGAVGYVITDSAFSLTAYSWALAYLVTITAEMVYIKHIVTNLGLNTWGFVLYNNLLSLMISPIFWFLTGEHKSVFSAVESRGEGWFQLDAFVAVALSCLFGLLISFFGFAARKAISATAFTVTGVVNKFLTVAINVTIWDKHASAFGLVSLLFTLAGGVLYQQSVTAKGNIASAQHETTTEQPKDESASAEYDEEKQELISS; encoded by the coding sequence TAACAAGTATGCCGTCACAAAGTTCAATTACCCTGGCCTCCTGACTGCGCTACAGTACTTGACATCTGCTGCTGGTGTTTGGGCCCTTGGAAAGCTAGGTTTTCTCTGCCATGACCCCTTCAACCTGGAGACTGCCAAAAAATTTGCACCGGCTGCTGTTGTATTCTACCTCGCCATATTTACAAACACAAACCTCCTTGTTCATGCCAATGTGGACACGTTTATAGTTTTCAGATCCTTGACTCCGCTTCTGGTTGCTATTGCTGACACAACCTTCCGGAAGCAACCATGCCCTTCCAAGCTCACATTCTCGTCCCTCGTAATCATATTGGGAGGAGCAGTTGGCTATGTGATAACAGATTCTGCATTCAGCCTCACAGCATACTCGTGGGCGCTTGCCTATCTGGTGACAATAACAGCCGAGATGGTGTACATCAAGCATATTGTGACGAATCTGGGTCTAAACACATGGGGTTTTGTGCTGTACAACAACCTTCTTTCGTTGATGATATCCCCCATCTTTTGGTTTTTGACAGGGGAGCACAAGTCAGTCTTCTCAGCAGTCGAATCGCGGGGTGAGGGTTGGTTCCAGCTCGATGCATTTGTCGCGGTGGCATTGTCATGCTTGTTTGGGTTGCTCATCAGCTTCTTTGGCTTCGCGGCTAGGAAAGCAATCTCAGCCACGGCATTCACGGTGACTGGGGTTGTGAACAAGTTCCTCACAGTGGCAATCAATGTGACGATCTGGGACAAGCACGCCAGTGCATTCGGTTTGGTTAGCCTGCTATTCACTCTTGCTGGTGGGGTACTCTATCAGCAATCAGTTACTGCAAAAGGAAATATTGCATCAGCACAGCATGAAACAACAACAGAGCAACCTAAGGATGAAAGTGCCAGTGctgagtatgatgaggagaaacaGGAGCTTATTTCATCTTGA